Proteins encoded by one window of Flavobacterium sp. N502540:
- a CDS encoding MFS transporter: MLNPKSIILIDFNPLALFQTKGKIKKAYREAKISYLNRIRFAVGMFYFGMGLSFATWASRIPDIKTALHLTEGDLGSILFALPMGQLLIMPFSGKMVTKFGSHRILILSLIMYVLCLANLGLATTALQLSLGLFLFGLFGNLANIAVNTQGVYTEVLFRKTIMSSFHGMWSFAGFTGALVGLGMLALKLSPLHHFLIVAGIVLIMIAFNFKFLIKAKEKIKVKNEKKKLFVKPDSALIWLGVIGFCSMASEGVMFDWSGVYFKDIVKAPGPLVILGYTSFMIMMASGRFLGDGLINKFGRERVMQISGVMISAGLFTAVFLPYLIPCTIAFMAVGLGVATIVPTVYSMAGKNPTVPPGEALTIVSSVSFLGFLMGPPVIGHIAETFGLQFSFAFIGIFGVLIAFMVSKIRIAS, from the coding sequence ATGTTAAATCCAAAATCCATTATTTTGATCGACTTCAATCCATTAGCATTATTCCAAACCAAAGGGAAAATTAAGAAAGCTTACAGAGAAGCTAAAATCTCTTATTTGAACCGAATTCGTTTTGCTGTTGGGATGTTTTATTTCGGAATGGGTTTAAGCTTTGCGACCTGGGCAAGCAGAATTCCTGACATTAAAACGGCTTTGCATTTAACCGAAGGAGATTTAGGTTCTATTCTTTTTGCTTTGCCGATGGGACAGTTGCTGATTATGCCATTTTCAGGCAAGATGGTTACAAAATTTGGCAGTCATCGAATTTTGATTCTTTCCTTAATCATGTATGTTTTGTGTCTGGCTAATTTAGGTTTGGCTACTACCGCCTTACAATTGTCATTAGGGTTATTTTTGTTTGGATTGTTTGGAAATCTGGCCAATATCGCAGTCAACACACAAGGTGTTTATACCGAAGTTCTTTTTAGAAAAACAATCATGTCGTCTTTTCATGGCATGTGGAGTTTTGCCGGATTTACCGGAGCTTTAGTAGGACTGGGAATGCTGGCTTTAAAACTAAGTCCTCTTCATCACTTCCTGATCGTGGCGGGAATCGTATTAATAATGATTGCTTTTAATTTTAAGTTTTTAATTAAAGCCAAAGAAAAAATCAAAGTTAAGAACGAGAAAAAGAAACTGTTTGTAAAACCGGACAGCGCTTTAATCTGGCTTGGAGTGATTGGATTTTGCAGTATGGCAAGCGAAGGTGTAATGTTTGACTGGAGTGGAGTATACTTTAAAGATATAGTAAAAGCACCAGGCCCATTGGTGATTTTGGGATATACTTCCTTCATGATTATGATGGCAAGCGGACGTTTTCTGGGAGACGGTCTGATCAATAAATTCGGACGTGAACGTGTCATGCAAATTAGCGGTGTTATGATTTCGGCTGGACTTTTTACAGCCGTGTTTCTTCCTTATCTTATACCTTGTACCATCGCTTTTATGGCAGTTGGTTTAGGAGTTGCTACTATAGTTCCTACCGTTTATAGTATGGCAGGGAAAAACCCGACAGTTCCACCCGGAGAAGCTTTAACTATTGTTTCGAGTGTAAGTTTTTTGGGATTCTTAATGGGACCGCCGGTTATCGGGCATATCGCTGAAACTTTCGGACTTCAGTTTTCATTCGCTTTTATTGGAATTTTCGGAGTTCTGATTGCTTTTATGGTTTCCAAAATCAGAATAGCCTCTTAG